A region of the Microcystis aeruginosa FD4 genome:
AAGCGATGTATTTAATGCTGCAACAGGAGCAACCCGATGATTACGTCATTGCCACGGGAGAAAGTTCAAAACTAGAGGATTTTGTCGCCACAGCTTTTGCTACTGTTGGCTTAAATTGGCAAGATCATGTAATCTCAGATCGAAGTTTATTAAGACCAACAGATTTAGCCATTAGTCGCGGTAATCCAGGCAAAGCTAAGGAAAAATTAGGTTGGCAAGCACAATACAAAATGACTGATATTGTCCGCATGATGGTAGAAAATCGTTTAGAGAAATAGCTATGAATATCATAATGATTAGTTCCGCCTTTCCCTATCCCCCAACCAGAGGAGGAACTCAGGGCAGAACTTTTAATTTACTCAAGTATCTCAGCAAAAATCATGATATTACTCTCATCGTTCAGCGTACTGCTGATGTCAGCGATGAGGAGGTAGAAAAGTTAGGTAACTTTGTTAGTGAATTGGTAGTTTTTCCCCGTCCTCGAGATGCCAAAACTGGAATAATTGCTAAACTGCAAAGATTAGCTCAATTCCTGCAAACGGGAACCCCTCCCAATGTACTTTTTGGCTATTCTCAAGAGATGCAGAACTGGATAGATAGGGCAGTTAAGAGTCAAAAATTCTCAGTAATTACCAGTGAACATAGCGTTAATGAAATTTATATTCGTCCCCAATGGCAACAGCAAATTAGGACAGTAATTGATGTGCATAGTTCCCTCTATCAAACCTGCAAAAGTCAATTAGAAATTGGGGTTTCTAGTCAAGAATTACGGGATCGTCTCTACCTTCCTCTCATGCGTCGATACGAACAAAAAACTGTGCAGAAATTCTCAAAAATTGTCGTCACCACCGATGATGATCAAAAACAAATGGAAGAATTTGCCCCCAATGGAGAGATTTATTTAATTCCTAATGCAGTAGATTTAGATTTGTTTCCCTATCGTACCGAGGATACTGCTGGACATAATTTAGTGTTTATCGGTGGGTTAGATTATTGGGTTAATATCGATGCGGCCTGTTTTTTAGCCAGGGAAATTTTACCTCGTATTCAAACTACTTACCCCGATACTACTTTAACTCTAGTCGGTGCTAATCCATCCCTAGAAGTGCAAGAATTAACTAAGTTAAAAGGAGTGATTGTGACGGGACGAGTACCATCAATGATCACCTATCTTCATCAGGCAACTGTGGCAGTTATTCCCCTAAGAACGGGTTTTGGAATGAAGTTTAAAACCCTAGAATCGATGGCTGCGGGGGTGCCAGTGGTAGCCAGCGATCGAGGTTTAGAAGGGTTAACAGTGGAAGGAAATAATGTTCCTTTAGCCGCCTTAAGGGCTAATAGTATTGAGGAATATTGTACGGAGATTAGTCGTCTTTTTGAATCGGCAGAGTTACGAGAAAAATTATCTAGAAATGCTCGCAGGTTAATCGAAGATAATTATACTTGGCAGCAAGCAGCCGGTAAGTACGAACAAGTTTTAACTGCTGATATTTGTTAGGAAATTTCTCTAGTTTTTTGTCAATTAATATGCTATCAAATCAAATACCAGTGAAAATATCTGTTGTTGTTCCTCTGTATAACGAGGAAGAAAATGTCGAGGCTCTCTTTAGGCGACTTTTAGCGGTTTTAGAGGCACTAAATATCAGTTATGAGATTGTTTGCGTCAATGATGGTAGTCGTGACAATACTCTCAAAAATCTCGTGGAATATCATCAACGTTATCCACAAATTAAAGTAGTTAATTTATCCCGTAATTTTGGTAAAGATATTGCCATGTCAGCAGGAATTGATTACAGTCAAGGGATGGCAGTCATTCCTATTGATGCTGATTTACAAGATCCCCCCGAATTAATTGCCGAAATGATTGAAAAATGGCAGCAGGGTTATGATGTGGTTTATGCGTCGCGTCGGGTTAGAATTGGCGAAAGTTGGTTGAAACGTTTTACAGCAGAAGGTTTCTATCAAGTCATTAATAAATTAAGTCGGGTTCCTATTCCCCCTAATACGGGAGATTTTCGCTTAATCGATCGCCGAGTGGTAGAATCAATTAAAAAGATGCCCGAACGTCAAAGATTTATGAAAGGAATATTTGCTTGGGTGGGATATAAACAGACATCAATTTTATTCGATCGAGAACCGCGATATCAAGGACAAACTAAATGGAATTACTGGAAATTATGGAATTTTGCCCTCGATGGTATTACCTCTTTTAGTTTTTTGCCTCTGAAAGTCTGGACTTATGTAGGATTTATCATTGCACTTGTTAGTCTTGTTTATGCTATTTTTTTAATGCTCAGGACTATTATTTTAGGAATCGATGTACCCGGATACGCTTCTCTGATGGTTGCCGTCTTATTTTTAGGAGGAATTCAATTACTCACTCTTGGTATTATTGGCGAATATATTGGCAGGGTTTATGAAGAAGTTAAGGGTAGGCCACTTTATCTTGTTCGAGATTGTTATGGTTTTGAAAATAGGGAACAAGTTACTGATAAAATAACTTAAAAGGTAAGATACTGACAAGAGGAGAATTAAATCTATGAATACCGAAATTTTTCAGCAATTTTTTGCCTATTGTGTCGGTAGTTGGCAAACAGAAAGAACCTATCATTATCTAGCTGATCAAGAAGTGGAACGTTCCCGTACTGAATTTCTCATTCAACCCCTAACTAGGGAGATTAAACAGAAAGTTCTCACAGATAATAACTATCCTGAGATTGCTAATTTAGAAAGTATCCCTGGGTTTAATTTAGGTTTCTATACCATCTCGGAAAAAGGGGAAGAAGTCCGACAAAATCTTAATCTTTTATTTGTGGTTAAAGCAGAAAATAACGGTTATTTAGAAGGGGATTATCTTCGTGATTGCGCCTACGAAGAAGCAAGACCAATTATCTCCGCTTTTCGCTTTGATTCCACCACGAGAGAGTTATTAATGACCACCAATTATACTCGCAGTGTTTCCGTGGATTCAATTACTTTAATCAATCCAGACCTGCGAATTCGCAAAATTATTAACTATCAACGTCCCCAGGAGGGGGAACCCTTAGAAAAAGTTCTCTTGGTCGGTTTTGGAGTTGAGTGTAAAGTCAGTTAAAAAAATATTTCTTTTCCCCCCCCCCTTGATTCTCCAGTCAGGGGTAGATTTTATCGTGGGGAAACGATAGGATTAAGGAGCAAAAATAATGCTCAAAATCGGTCAACTTTCCCTAAAAAGTGGTGTTTCAATCGATAACCCGCGTAGGCGGCACGATATGGTTAATGATATTCTGGCATCCAATTAGACCTCGACCTAATTTTATTAAATCACAATAATAGGATATAATAAAACAAATAGTGACTCAAAAAAAGCCATGAAAAACTACACTTGGGAATCCATTCAAAAATATCCAAAACAAACTAAAAGACGATTAGGAATTGACTACCAACAACTAGAACAACTGAGGGTACTTGGAAAACTTATACATCGGAAAAACCAATCAGAAATCGAAAAAACCAAAATTAGGATTAATCAACCAGGAAGCGGAACACCTCCTAAATTATCAGCTATGGGAACAAATTGTTCTAATGTTGGTTTATTTAAGACATCATCTAAGCTTTCAACTCTGAGGACTAATGTTTCAAGTGAGTGAATCAACGGCTCATAATATCTTTACCTATTGGCAAAAACTTTTTGAAGGCGAGTTACCGCCAAGTTTTTTAGAACAAATAAAGAAGTGCCAAGAAGAGGAAATAATAATTGAACAATTAAGGGATTATGAGTTGATTGTTGATAGCGCAGAACAGCCCGTGGAGAGACCGACCGATGATCAAGAACAAAAAATATATTATTCGGGAAAGCCAAGAAGACATACTTGAAAAAGTCAATTTATTGTCTGGCCAAAAGCTGAAGATATGGCG
Encoded here:
- a CDS encoding glycosyltransferase family 2 protein encodes the protein MLSNQIPVKISVVVPLYNEEENVEALFRRLLAVLEALNISYEIVCVNDGSRDNTLKNLVEYHQRYPQIKVVNLSRNFGKDIAMSAGIDYSQGMAVIPIDADLQDPPELIAEMIEKWQQGYDVVYASRRVRIGESWLKRFTAEGFYQVINKLSRVPIPPNTGDFRLIDRRVVESIKKMPERQRFMKGIFAWVGYKQTSILFDREPRYQGQTKWNYWKLWNFALDGITSFSFLPLKVWTYVGFIIALVSLVYAIFLMLRTIILGIDVPGYASLMVAVLFLGGIQLLTLGIIGEYIGRVYEEVKGRPLYLVRDCYGFENREQVTDKIT
- a CDS encoding transposase encodes the protein MSESTAHNIFTYWQKLFEGELPPSFLEQIKKCQEEEIIIEQLRDYELIVDSAEQPVERPTDDQEQKIYYSGKPRRHT
- a CDS encoding phycobiliprotein lyase, translating into MNTEIFQQFFAYCVGSWQTERTYHYLADQEVERSRTEFLIQPLTREIKQKVLTDNNYPEIANLESIPGFNLGFYTISEKGEEVRQNLNLLFVVKAENNGYLEGDYLRDCAYEEARPIISAFRFDSTTRELLMTTNYTRSVSVDSITLINPDLRIRKIINYQRPQEGEPLEKVLLVGFGVECKVS
- a CDS encoding glycosyltransferase family 4 protein, coding for MNIIMISSAFPYPPTRGGTQGRTFNLLKYLSKNHDITLIVQRTADVSDEEVEKLGNFVSELVVFPRPRDAKTGIIAKLQRLAQFLQTGTPPNVLFGYSQEMQNWIDRAVKSQKFSVITSEHSVNEIYIRPQWQQQIRTVIDVHSSLYQTCKSQLEIGVSSQELRDRLYLPLMRRYEQKTVQKFSKIVVTTDDDQKQMEEFAPNGEIYLIPNAVDLDLFPYRTEDTAGHNLVFIGGLDYWVNIDAACFLAREILPRIQTTYPDTTLTLVGANPSLEVQELTKLKGVIVTGRVPSMITYLHQATVAVIPLRTGFGMKFKTLESMAAGVPVVASDRGLEGLTVEGNNVPLAALRANSIEEYCTEISRLFESAELREKLSRNARRLIEDNYTWQQAAGKYEQVLTADIC